A genomic region of Metopolophium dirhodum isolate CAU chromosome 1, ASM1992520v1, whole genome shotgun sequence contains the following coding sequences:
- the LOC132933896 gene encoding MAP3K12-binding inhibitory protein 1-like isoform X1, protein MEKGNEITFDSDEIQIYKPIAVVNRRIENFLKRKRDENQERNARLYCNSISSRNCSSASRTCNTIEAKRQKGSECFVKKTKVNNNLGPLNNGGLDPASLNSYNLSSNSNSIGLNPDVQERISNIETVLNIKSDGRSNIDIYDKLKSLEDHVLKLENILLNINENYSLSNTFSIDKDTGTIRHNLKTDDLIRQVNKKLACEDNMIKKEIKPSVLPKKSKYSANEIQELINNVKRIDEKKKKFLNQ, encoded by the exons ATGGAGAAAGGCAATGAAATAACATTTGATTCTGatgaaattcaaatatataaaccTATTGCTGTG GTAAACAGAAGGATTGAAAATTTCTTAAAGAGAAAGAGAGATGAAAACCAAGAAAGAAATGCCAGATTGTATTGTAACTCAATATCTAGCCGAAATTGTTCTAGTGCTTCTAGAACATGTAATACAATAGAAGCTAAACGTCAGAAAGGATCTGAATGCTTTGTTAAAA agacgaaagtgaataataatttaggacCACTGAATAATGGCGGTTTGGATCCAGCTAGCTTAAACAGCTACAATTTATCAAGTAATTCTAATTCTATTGGATTAAACCCAGATGTGCAAGAAAGAATATCAAACATTGAAACagtcttaaatattaaaagtgatGGCCGAAGTAACATTGATATTTATgataaactaaaatcattagAAGATCATGTATTAaaactagaaaatattttattaaatatcaatgaaaattaCTCATTATCAAATACTTTTTCCATTGATAAAGATACGGGAACTATACGACACAATTTAAAGACCGATGATCTTATTAGACaagtaaat aaaaaacttGCCTGTGaagataatatgataaaaaaagaaataaaaccaAGCGTATTACCAAAGAAATCG aaatattcTGCCAATGAAATACAAGAACTCATTAACAATGTCAAAagaattgatgaaaaaaaaaaaaaattcttgaatcaataa
- the LOC132933896 gene encoding MAP3K12-binding inhibitory protein 1-like isoform X2, giving the protein MEKGNEITFDSDEIQIYKPIAVVNRRIENFLKRKRDENQERNARLYCNSISSRNCSSASRTCNTIEAKRQKGSECFVKKTKVNNNLGPLNNGGLDPASLNSYNLSSNSNSIGLNPDVQERISNIETVLNIKSDGRSNIDIYDKLKSLEDHVLKLENILLNINENYSLSNTFSIDKDTGTIRHNLKTDDLIRQKKLACEDNMIKKEIKPSVLPKKSKYSANEIQELINNVKRIDEKKKKFLNQ; this is encoded by the exons ATGGAGAAAGGCAATGAAATAACATTTGATTCTGatgaaattcaaatatataaaccTATTGCTGTG GTAAACAGAAGGATTGAAAATTTCTTAAAGAGAAAGAGAGATGAAAACCAAGAAAGAAATGCCAGATTGTATTGTAACTCAATATCTAGCCGAAATTGTTCTAGTGCTTCTAGAACATGTAATACAATAGAAGCTAAACGTCAGAAAGGATCTGAATGCTTTGTTAAAA agacgaaagtgaataataatttaggacCACTGAATAATGGCGGTTTGGATCCAGCTAGCTTAAACAGCTACAATTTATCAAGTAATTCTAATTCTATTGGATTAAACCCAGATGTGCAAGAAAGAATATCAAACATTGAAACagtcttaaatattaaaagtgatGGCCGAAGTAACATTGATATTTATgataaactaaaatcattagAAGATCATGTATTAaaactagaaaatattttattaaatatcaatgaaaattaCTCATTATCAAATACTTTTTCCATTGATAAAGATACGGGAACTATACGACACAATTTAAAGACCGATGATCTTATTAGACaa aaaaaacttGCCTGTGaagataatatgataaaaaaagaaataaaaccaAGCGTATTACCAAAGAAATCG aaatattcTGCCAATGAAATACAAGAACTCATTAACAATGTCAAAagaattgatgaaaaaaaaaaaaaattcttgaatcaataa